A genomic window from Archocentrus centrarchus isolate MPI-CPG fArcCen1 chromosome 2, fArcCen1, whole genome shotgun sequence includes:
- the LOC115795626 gene encoding ly6/PLAUR domain-containing protein 1-like, translating into MRLLFFATLFGVLLDAGDALQIQCYQCEEMKHNDCSTPEYIVNCTVNVQDMCQKEVLVKPDGIHYRKSCASSGACLIASSGYQQFCTGRLNSVCITCCNTPLCNGPKRKRPTNSAATSILQTNQPLLLFLTPLLLLLT; encoded by the exons ATGCGTCTGCTCTTTTTTGCGACTTTATTCGGAGTCCTTCTCGATGCGG GAGATGCCCTTCAGATCCAGTGCTACCAATGTGAGGAGATGAAGCACAACGACTGCTCCACGCCGGAGTACATCGTCAACTGTACCGTCAACGTGCAGGACATGTGCCAGAAGGAGGTGCTGGTCAAACCTGATG GGATACATTATCGGAAGTCGTGCGCGTCCTCCGGGGCCTGCCTCATCGCCTCCTCTGGCTACCAGCAGTTTTGCACTGGCAGGTTGAACTCAGTCTGCATCACCTGCTGCAACACCCCACTCTGCAATGGCCCCAAGAGGAAGCGTCCTACCAACTCAGCGGCAACGTCCATCCTGCAGACGAACcagcctcttcttcttttcctgacGCCGCTGCTCCTTCTGCTGACGTAG